The Kribbella shirazensis genomic interval CGGAGGGGCGGTGCAGGACCGTGTTGAGGTCCTGCACCGCCCCTACGACTTGGTGCGTCAGGCCTTGCCGAGGATCCGGTTCAGGTTCGTACCGCACTCGGGGCACTTGGCCTTGGCCATGCGCGTGCCCTTGTCGTTGACCTTGACCTCGCCGTCGGCGGTGCGCTTGGCCTTGCACTTGACGCAGTAGAACTCGCCGCTCCAGGTCTCTGCCATGAGGGCCCTCTCCTTGCTCTGAATTCCAGCCCGGGGGTCTCGCCCCGGGCAGTCGTTGGATGCTGACGGCAGACCGTCCTGCCGTAGGCCGTTCGGCCCAGTCGGGATTCACCCTACGGCAGCCTGGCGCAGGCTCAAGCGCACCCGGTGGCCCGCGCGCCGCGTGAATCCGGCGAGGAAAGCCCTTACCGAAACTTTCGGCGACACGGAACAGGCTCCCGGTGATCCGCTTGCGGAACCGCCCGGCTTCCCCTCCGAGCGGCCCCGGAAGCGATCCGGGAGCCTGTTACCGACGACGCTAGGAGGCGCCGGCGGAACCGGCAAGCCCGCACTGTCCACCCCTGTGGATAACTCTGTGCGCAACCTGTGGGACGCGCCGCCGGGTGCTGTGGACGGGCGGGGGAACACGGTGTGAACAACCGGGGACGGTGGGATCAAGATCAGGGGCCTGACCTGCGAAAACGCCGATCCACAGGGTGTGCGCGCAAGAAAGTTGTCGGATTCGGGGGGTACATTTTTGAGCCATGGCCGACTCCCCACCGCGTCCGATTCCGCCGTACGTGGACATCCGTCGCAGCAAGCGCCGCAAGCGCACGGTCAGCGCGTACCGCGACGGTGAGCGGGTGGTCGTGCTGATGCCCGACCGGCTGTCCGCCGCCGAGGAGGCGCGCTGGGTCGAGACCATGCTGGCGCGGCTCGAGAAGCAGCGCAGCCGATCGCGCGTGTCGGACGAAAAATTGTTGGCCAGAGCACACGAACTCGCGTGTCGCCACCTCCCGGAAGTGCCCGAACCTGCGTCGGTGAGGTGGGTTTCGAACCAAAACAGACGGTGGGGATCCTGCACTCCGGCGGACCGGTCGATCCGGTTGTCGACTCGGTTGCAGTCGATGCCGGCCTGGGTCGTGGACTACGTCCTGGTCCACGAGCTGGCCCATCTGATCGAGCCCACCCACAACGCGAACTTCTGGGCGCTCGTCCGCCGCTACCCCAAGGCGGAGCGCGCCGAGGGCTACCTCGAGGGCGTCTCCGCAGCCTCGTCCCTCGACCTCGACGACTTCTGACCCGGCATCTGACCCGGCTTCTGACCCGCCGTATACGGCTGCCGGGGACATCCGATCACCGGGTGCGTACGCCGTACGGGAAAGGGTGGGGTGGGGTTTCCCCCAGGGGTGACTGGGGGGCTTCCTGCATGGCCGTCACCCGTCCCGGACAGCGAGGCTTCTTCCCGTAGGTAGCCGGTGCCACGCCAGGGGGCGCCGGGTGGGGCGCCTGAGGGGGCGCAGAGGGGCAGGGAAGGTATGGCCAGGGGACAGATCACGGTGCGGGCGGCGCGATGGAGTGCCACCCATCCGTGGCGGGCGATCGCGATGTGGGTTGCCGTCGTGATCGCTTGTTTCGCGCTCGGCTCCGTGACCGGGACCAAGGAGTCGACGAACGAGGGCGACATCGGCGAGGTGACCCAGGCGGACAACATCGTCAAGTCCGGGAACTTCGACGACCCGGACGTGGAGAGCGTGCTGATCACGGCGCCGTCCGGACAGCTCGACCAGGCGGCGGCCGCGAAGGCGGCCGGTGCGGTGACCCAGCAGATGCGCGGCCTCGGTGGGGTCGCGGAGGTTGCACCGCCGATGCCGTCGGCGAACAAGGACGCGCTGATCGTCCGGGTGACGCTGAAGGACGCGCCTGAGGATGCGGACGACGACGCCCGGGTCCAGCCGCTGCTCGACGCGACCGCCAAGGTCCAGGAGCAGTACCCGGACCTCCGGATCGAGGAGGTCGGCGGACTGTCGATCGGCAAGGCGCTCAACGAGACGCTCGGCAAGGACTTCCAGCGGGCGGAGATGTTCAGCCTGCCGGTGACGCTCGCGATCCTGCTGATCGCGTTCGGCGCG includes:
- a CDS encoding M48 family metallopeptidase; the encoded protein is MADSPPRPIPPYVDIRRSKRRKRTVSAYRDGERVVVLMPDRLSAAEEARWVETMLARLEKQRSRSRVSDEKLLARAHELACRHLPEVPEPASVRWVSNQNRRWGSCTPADRSIRLSTRLQSMPAWVVDYVLVHELAHLIEPTHNANFWALVRRYPKAERAEGYLEGVSAASSLDLDDF
- a CDS encoding DUF5679 domain-containing protein — protein: MAETWSGEFYCVKCKAKRTADGEVKVNDKGTRMAKAKCPECGTNLNRILGKA